In the Paenibacillus sp. FSL H7-0357 genome, one interval contains:
- a CDS encoding AraC family transcriptional regulator has translation MKNEKALGVYGFRFSEPEQLPLCNLFAVGHEIVSDASYHWNGMERRDGPLLLFQYTVDGAGGFSTEHESFKISSGRAFLAEIPSIHSYYYPGGSQPWEFYFLLFRPQLVQPLWEEIKAKLGPAPVIDAGSLPIRMLRDITREAHSGKITDPYIASSLLYQFMMELGRLSSSGPRHETEWPAAVRDAVNFIEGHYNSMIGQEELAEKLGLSKFHLLRTFSKYVGVTPNEYLNRIRIERAVDLLRTTDHSIEAIAVQVGYSTGSYFIKVFHKLTGQTPGNFRTGNGSLQYNRLFFS, from the coding sequence GTGAAAAATGAAAAGGCCTTAGGGGTGTATGGCTTCCGCTTTAGCGAGCCGGAGCAGTTGCCGCTCTGCAACCTCTTTGCAGTCGGGCATGAGATTGTGAGTGATGCTTCTTACCACTGGAATGGAATGGAGCGCCGTGACGGGCCCCTGTTACTCTTCCAATATACAGTTGATGGCGCAGGGGGCTTCAGCACGGAACACGAGAGCTTCAAAATCAGCTCCGGGCGGGCATTTCTGGCTGAAATCCCCAGCATCCACAGCTATTATTATCCCGGCGGTTCCCAGCCGTGGGAGTTTTATTTCCTGCTCTTCAGGCCGCAGCTGGTACAGCCCCTCTGGGAGGAGATCAAGGCCAAGCTCGGTCCGGCTCCGGTCATCGACGCGGGAAGCCTGCCCATCCGCATGCTCCGGGATATTACCCGGGAAGCCCATAGCGGAAAAATTACCGATCCTTACATTGCCTCCTCGCTGCTGTATCAATTCATGATGGAGCTCGGCAGACTGTCCTCCAGCGGGCCGCGCCATGAAACGGAATGGCCGGCGGCGGTTAGGGATGCCGTTAATTTTATCGAAGGCCATTACAACTCCATGATTGGCCAGGAAGAGCTTGCGGAGAAGCTCGGGCTTTCCAAATTCCATCTGTTGCGGACATTCAGCAAATATGTCGGTGTAACACCCAATGAATACCTGAACCGCATCCGTATCGAGCGGGCGGTGGACCTGCTGCGGACGACAGACCACAGTATTGAGGCCATCGCGGTTCAGGTCGGATATTCCACCGGAAGCTATTTCATCAAAGTGTTTCACAAGCTGACGGGACAAACGCCTGGCAATTTCCGCACCGGAAACGGCAGTCTTCAGTATAACCGTTTGTTCTTCAGCTAA
- a CDS encoding glycoside hydrolase family 27 protein, producing MSHLKYAKTPPMGWNSWDCYGAAVTEQEIRGNAEYMAANLKSFGWEYVVVDIQWYEPGAISSQYRPFVPLEMDEYSRLMPAVNRFPSAEGGKGFLPLSDYVHSLGLKFGIHLMRGIPRQAAHAATPVKGSTATARDIAHPNSICPWNTDMYGVDAAKEGAQAYYNSLFELYAEWGVDFVKVDDISASRLYDTHQPEIELIQNAIRHCGRPMVLSLSPGPAPVSYGDFLGQHANMWRITDDFWDHWDLLLDMFDRCEAWAGKAEAGSWPDCDMLPLGHIGIRSVDGGGADRWTRFTPDEQVTMMTLWSIFRSPLFFGGELRDNDAWTLSLLTNPDVLEMHRNSKGARLISRAGDRVVWTAEGDSGCRYAAMFNNGETTQKVSVTLAELGLERPVTAKELWSGAEVGPVQDELACEIAPHGAVLYRLA from the coding sequence ATGAGTCACTTAAAGTATGCGAAAACACCGCCTATGGGCTGGAACAGCTGGGATTGCTATGGAGCTGCAGTTACGGAACAGGAAATCCGCGGAAATGCTGAATATATGGCGGCGAACCTGAAGTCCTTCGGCTGGGAATATGTCGTTGTGGATATTCAGTGGTATGAGCCGGGGGCAATTTCTTCGCAGTACCGTCCTTTTGTTCCGCTGGAAATGGACGAATATTCCCGGCTGATGCCGGCAGTGAACCGTTTCCCCTCGGCAGAAGGCGGCAAGGGGTTTCTCCCTTTGTCTGATTATGTACACAGTCTGGGCCTTAAATTCGGCATTCATCTGATGCGCGGAATTCCAAGACAGGCGGCGCATGCCGCCACCCCGGTCAAAGGTTCAACGGCGACCGCCCGGGACATCGCCCACCCCAACTCCATCTGTCCCTGGAACACCGATATGTATGGGGTTGATGCTGCCAAGGAAGGCGCCCAGGCGTACTACAATTCCCTCTTTGAGCTGTATGCCGAATGGGGCGTAGACTTTGTGAAGGTGGATGATATTTCTGCGTCCAGACTGTATGATACACACCAGCCCGAGATTGAGCTGATCCAGAATGCGATCCGGCACTGCGGACGCCCGATGGTCCTAAGCCTCTCCCCGGGACCGGCACCGGTTTCTTATGGAGATTTTCTCGGCCAACACGCCAATATGTGGCGGATCACCGATGACTTCTGGGATCATTGGGACCTGCTCCTGGATATGTTTGACCGCTGTGAGGCGTGGGCAGGCAAAGCCGAAGCCGGCAGCTGGCCGGATTGCGACATGCTGCCGCTGGGCCATATCGGCATCCGCTCCGTAGACGGCGGCGGCGCTGACCGCTGGACTCGCTTCACGCCTGATGAGCAGGTCACCATGATGACCTTGTGGAGCATCTTCCGCTCGCCCCTGTTCTTCGGCGGCGAACTTCGCGATAACGACGCTTGGACCCTTTCCTTGCTGACCAACCCCGATGTACTGGAGATGCACCGCAACAGCAAAGGCGCACGCCTCATCAGCCGGGCAGGAGACCGCGTGGTCTGGACGGCGGAAGGAGACTCCGGGTGCCGCTATGCCGCGATGTTTAATAACGGTGAAACCACCCAGAAGGTCAGCGTAACTCTCGCGGAGCTGGGCCTTGAGAGACCAGTCACTGCCAAGGAGCTTTGGAGCGGGGCGGAGGTTGGCCCCGTGCAAGACGAGCTCGCTTGCGAGATTGCTCCGCATGGCGCAGTACTGTATCGTCTGGCGTAG
- a CDS encoding DsrE/DsrF/DrsH-like family protein yields the protein MGKKMNLLMFSGEYDKAMAGLILANTARDIEVEVTMFFAFWGLFLVRDPEKMTLEDKTIYEKLMDVITPKGPQHLPLSRMNFSGLGRMMLEEMMEDQGAPKLIHFLKGARKKNIKFYACKLSVEIMGFKPEEFLPEVEIIDAATYLKDALESDMQLFI from the coding sequence ATGGGCAAAAAGATGAATCTGCTGATGTTCAGCGGGGAATATGACAAAGCGATGGCCGGGTTGATTCTGGCCAATACCGCAAGGGATATTGAGGTTGAGGTCACAATGTTTTTCGCCTTTTGGGGCCTTTTCCTGGTCCGCGACCCGGAGAAGATGACACTTGAGGATAAAACAATTTATGAAAAGCTGATGGATGTCATTACACCGAAGGGACCACAGCACCTCCCGCTTTCGCGGATGAACTTCAGCGGCCTTGGACGGATGATGCTGGAGGAAATGATGGAGGATCAGGGTGCGCCGAAGCTGATTCATTTTCTCAAGGGCGCCCGCAAAAAAAACATTAAATTCTACGCCTGCAAGCTGTCCGTAGAGATCATGGGCTTTAAGCCGGAGGAGTTTCTGCCCGAGGTGGAGATCATTGATGCGGCCACCTATCTGAAGGATGCGCTGGAAAGCGACATGCAGCTATTTATTTAG
- a CDS encoding aminotransferase class V-fold PLP-dependent enzyme yields the protein MLSINHASSAEEPASLQEHFATFREHTIGNRYSISTPYGRQPLLYADWTASGRLYEPIERKMQETFGPYVSNPHTESNTTGLTITLAYAEAQNIIKRHVHAGPGDALLFCGNGTTGAVNKLLRLMGLKLPEWMRDHYLCLPEERPVIFISHMEHHSNLLPWQEGIGEVVTVPAGADGSMDLRELEELLIRYRNRRFKIGSFTACSNVTGIQTPYHKLAAVMHRHGGLCFVDFAASAAYEELDMHPASPLEKLDAIFFSPHKFLGGPGSSGVLVFDTALCRGQLPDEPGGGTVVWVNPWGGRRYIDEVEVREDGGTPGFLQAFRTALCLKLKEKMNGDGQFMMRREQELCRQLLTGLAGIPGCYILAGEHTKRHGIVSFILKDIHYNLAVKLLNDRFGIQARGGCSCAGPYGHYLLGLDAKHSQHFIQAIQAGDQSLKPGWIRLSLHPIMTDREVQTIISAVRSIVRHIEEWRQDYRYNASTNSWVHLSGNHETDADISGLFVV from the coding sequence GTGCTGAGCATCAACCACGCTTCTTCTGCGGAGGAGCCCGCTTCACTGCAAGAGCATTTCGCAACGTTTCGCGAGCATACCATCGGCAACCGGTATTCTATCTCCACGCCTTATGGACGGCAGCCGCTGCTGTATGCCGACTGGACCGCCAGCGGGCGCTTGTATGAGCCGATTGAGCGCAAAATGCAGGAGACGTTCGGCCCCTATGTCAGCAATCCGCATACCGAGTCCAATACGACCGGTTTAACTATAACACTGGCCTATGCCGAGGCGCAGAACATCATTAAGCGGCATGTTCATGCCGGGCCGGGAGACGCCCTGCTCTTCTGCGGCAACGGCACAACCGGAGCAGTGAACAAGCTGCTCCGGCTGATGGGCCTAAAGCTGCCGGAATGGATGCGGGATCATTACCTCTGTCTTCCAGAGGAACGCCCGGTTATCTTCATCAGCCACATGGAGCATCATTCCAACCTGCTGCCTTGGCAGGAGGGCATCGGCGAGGTGGTCACCGTACCGGCCGGGGCGGATGGAAGCATGGACCTCCGGGAACTGGAGGAGCTGCTGATCCGCTACCGGAACCGCCGCTTCAAGATCGGCTCCTTTACCGCCTGCTCCAACGTAACCGGCATACAGACCCCGTACCACAAGCTCGCTGCGGTGATGCACCGGCACGGAGGCCTCTGTTTTGTCGATTTTGCCGCCAGTGCGGCTTATGAAGAGCTCGACATGCATCCTGCCTCCCCGCTGGAGAAGCTCGATGCCATCTTCTTCTCTCCCCATAAATTCCTTGGAGGCCCCGGTTCAAGCGGGGTGCTGGTATTCGATACCGCACTTTGCAGGGGCCAGCTCCCGGATGAGCCCGGCGGCGGCACGGTGGTCTGGGTCAATCCCTGGGGCGGACGCCGCTACATAGATGAAGTGGAGGTCCGCGAGGACGGTGGAACACCGGGGTTCCTGCAGGCCTTCCGCACAGCACTCTGCCTGAAACTGAAGGAGAAGATGAATGGTGACGGGCAGTTCATGATGCGGAGGGAACAGGAACTGTGCCGCCAGCTTCTGACCGGGCTCGCCGGAATCCCCGGATGTTACATCCTGGCGGGTGAGCATACCAAACGCCACGGCATCGTATCCTTTATCTTGAAGGACATCCATTACAACCTGGCCGTTAAGCTGCTGAACGACCGTTTTGGCATTCAGGCCCGCGGAGGCTGCTCCTGCGCCGGCCCCTACGGACATTATCTGCTTGGACTTGACGCCAAGCATTCCCAGCATTTCATTCAGGCGATTCAGGCCGGAGACCAGTCTTTGAAGCCGGGTTGGATCCGCCTTTCGCTGCACCCCATCATGACAGACCGCGAAGTCCAAACGATCATCTCTGCAGTGCGGAGCATTGTCCGCCATATAGAGGAATGGAGACAGGATTACCGCTATAACGCCTCTACAAACAGTTGGGTTCATCTCAGCGGAAACCATGAGACCGATGCTGACATCAGCGGACTATTCGTGGTGTGA
- a CDS encoding TVP38/TMEM64 family protein has protein sequence MYFLDTVSWLTEERLRLLLEQYRSLGPLPGIGLTFMKSFVPPLPTIAIVGLNGAVYGLWLGFLYSWIGLVAGCVTTFMIIRKIASHRYLRKWAQRPKVARSMTWVRQSGFSYVFLLSIFPVGPFVVINMAAGLAGMRLRSYLLALCAGKAIMVFAVSYIGNDLDRFIRNPWEIIYVLLFIGVSLWCVKAIEARFARAAREQEKPLAAGNSSHHE, from the coding sequence ATGTACTTTCTGGATACGGTATCATGGCTGACAGAGGAGCGTCTGCGGCTGTTGCTGGAGCAGTACCGCTCGCTCGGGCCGCTGCCCGGGATCGGGCTGACTTTTATGAAATCTTTTGTACCGCCGCTGCCTACGATTGCGATTGTGGGATTAAACGGTGCGGTTTATGGCTTATGGCTCGGATTCCTGTATTCCTGGATCGGGCTGGTTGCCGGTTGTGTGACCACGTTTATGATTATCCGCAAAATTGCATCCCACCGCTATCTGCGGAAGTGGGCGCAGCGGCCAAAAGTAGCGAGAAGCATGACGTGGGTCCGCCAGAGCGGGTTCAGTTATGTCTTTCTGCTCAGTATATTTCCGGTAGGGCCTTTTGTGGTCATCAATATGGCAGCCGGGCTTGCCGGCATGCGCCTGCGGTCTTATCTGCTCGCTTTGTGTGCAGGCAAAGCCATCATGGTGTTTGCAGTATCCTATATCGGAAATGACTTGGATCGGTTTATCCGCAATCCGTGGGAGATCATCTATGTGCTGCTGTTCATCGGTGTTTCCTTATGGTGCGTCAAGGCCATAGAGGCCCGGTTTGCCCGGGCGGCGCGGGAACAGGAGAAGCCGCTTGCCGCGGGGAATTCTTCACACCACGAATAG
- a CDS encoding GNAT family N-acetyltransferase, which translates to MLIPSGLLDIRKTVLQDLDFVLAAEQAESNRRFIGQWSREQHDAALQDGDILHLITQDKSGEQAGYVIITGLQDPNLSVCIKRLVIQAKERGYGKTTLSLLTDWIFAQTETHRLWLDVKEHNSRARHVYEGAGFTLEGTLRDCIKTGDSFESLHIMSILRSEYLDKLSLQA; encoded by the coding sequence ATGTTAATACCATCCGGACTGCTGGATATACGGAAAACTGTGCTTCAAGATTTGGATTTTGTCCTGGCTGCCGAGCAGGCCGAATCTAATCGCCGCTTTATCGGACAATGGAGCAGGGAACAGCATGATGCAGCACTACAGGACGGGGATATTCTGCATCTCATCACCCAGGATAAATCCGGGGAACAAGCAGGCTATGTGATTATAACGGGGCTGCAGGACCCTAATCTTAGTGTCTGCATTAAGCGGCTTGTCATACAGGCTAAGGAACGAGGCTACGGAAAAACAACCCTCTCACTGCTGACGGATTGGATCTTCGCCCAAACCGAAACCCACCGGCTGTGGCTGGACGTTAAAGAACATAACTCCAGAGCCCGTCATGTCTATGAAGGTGCAGGGTTCACACTGGAAGGCACCCTTAGGGACTGTATAAAGACTGGGGATTCTTTTGAGTCGCTGCACATCATGTCGATTCTGCGGTCCGAGTATTTGGACAAGCTATCGCTGCAGGCATAG
- the hydA gene encoding dihydropyrimidinase, which yields MKKIIKNGIIVTAADTYTGDVLFENGIITGIGLNLEATGAEIIDASGCYVFPGGIDPHTHLDMPFGGTVTADDFETGTIAAAYGGTTTVIDFCLTTKGQPLQRAVDTWHNKSQDKAVIDYSFHLMVSELNDKVLGELPQIIEDEGITSLKVFMAYKNTFQADDGVLYKTLQAAKREGALVMVHAENGDVIEYLVEQALAAGNTDPIYHALTRPPELEGEATGRAAYLTELTDSQLYVVHVTCAEAAWKIAEARKKGLRVYGETCPQYLVLDQTALAKPDFEGAKYVWSPPLREQWNQEVLWDALWSGTLQTIGSDQCSFDFKGQKDLGLGDFSKIPNGGPTIEDRFSLLYSEGVQKGRISLNKFVDIISTSSAKLFGLFPQKGTIAVGSDADIVIFDPSVERTLSAETHHMNVDYNAFEGFEVKGEPVSVLSRGEFVIRDKQFVGRAGSGKYLHRKRFAAEAPRPAKAEISGGVV from the coding sequence ATGAAGAAGATAATCAAAAATGGTATTATCGTTACCGCAGCGGATACTTATACGGGAGATGTGCTGTTTGAGAACGGCATTATTACCGGAATAGGGCTGAATCTGGAAGCGACGGGTGCGGAGATTATTGACGCTTCCGGCTGTTATGTCTTTCCGGGAGGGATAGATCCCCATACACATCTGGATATGCCTTTCGGGGGAACCGTGACGGCTGATGACTTCGAGACCGGCACGATTGCCGCCGCCTATGGCGGAACGACAACGGTCATCGACTTCTGCCTGACGACCAAAGGCCAGCCGCTTCAGCGGGCTGTCGATACCTGGCATAACAAATCACAGGATAAAGCGGTGATTGATTACAGCTTTCATTTGATGGTTTCGGAGCTGAATGACAAGGTGCTGGGCGAGCTGCCGCAAATTATTGAAGACGAAGGCATCACTTCGCTGAAGGTGTTCATGGCCTATAAGAACACTTTTCAGGCCGATGACGGCGTGCTGTACAAGACTTTGCAGGCGGCCAAGCGGGAAGGCGCACTCGTTATGGTCCATGCCGAGAACGGCGATGTGATCGAATATCTGGTGGAGCAGGCTCTGGCCGCAGGCAACACCGATCCGATCTACCATGCGCTGACCCGCCCCCCGGAGCTGGAGGGCGAAGCCACGGGCCGGGCCGCTTACCTGACGGAGCTGACCGATTCGCAGCTGTATGTCGTACATGTCACCTGCGCTGAAGCGGCCTGGAAGATTGCCGAAGCCCGCAAGAAGGGGCTGCGTGTCTACGGTGAAACCTGCCCGCAATATCTGGTGCTGGATCAGACCGCGCTTGCGAAGCCGGATTTTGAAGGCGCCAAATATGTCTGGTCCCCGCCGCTGCGTGAGCAGTGGAACCAGGAGGTGCTGTGGGATGCGCTGTGGAGCGGCACGCTGCAAACGATCGGTTCCGATCAGTGCTCCTTTGACTTCAAGGGACAGAAGGATCTGGGTCTGGGCGACTTCTCCAAGATCCCGAACGGCGGGCCGACGATTGAAGACCGGTTCAGCCTGCTCTACTCCGAAGGGGTACAGAAGGGGCGGATTTCGCTTAATAAATTCGTGGATATCATCTCGACCTCCAGCGCCAAGCTGTTTGGCCTATTTCCGCAAAAGGGCACCATAGCTGTGGGCAGCGATGCAGACATCGTGATTTTCGACCCGTCGGTGGAAAGAACACTATCTGCTGAAACCCATCATATGAACGTCGATTACAACGCGTTTGAAGGCTTTGAGGTTAAAGGCGAACCGGTATCCGTACTCAGCCGGGGTGAATTCGTGATCCGCGACAAGCAGTTTGTCGGCCGGGCGGGTTCCGGCAAATACCTGCACCGCAAACGGTTTGCAGCAGAAGCGCCGCGTCCGGCCAAAGCGGAGATCAGCGGAGGAGTGGTCTGA
- the preA gene encoding NAD-dependent dihydropyrimidine dehydrogenase subunit PreA, which translates to MADLSIDLAGIKSPNPFWLASAPPTNTGYQVQRAFEAGWGGAVWKTLGDPIINTSSRFAAVHFNGQRVAGFNNIELITDRPLEVNLKEIYETKKKFPGHAIIASLMVEPRQDKWHEIVKRVEAVGVDGLELNFGCPHGMAERGMGAASGQQPDLVQAQTTWVKEVATTPVIVKLTPNITDITVVARHAVKGGADAISLINTINSLAGVDIHSWNTIPNVGGQGAHGGYCGPAVKPIALSMVAECARDRGVGVPISGIGGISTWQDVVEFMLMGSTGIQVCTAVMHHGFRIVEEMIDGLNNYLDDKGLASVTELIGKSVSKYSNWGDLDLNYKVVARINEENCINCNKCHIACEDASHQCIDMLTDAAGKAILQVREEDCVGCNLCSIVCPADGAIDMVALDSGAAPLTWNQRQKVISGLNGSYSEAEVV; encoded by the coding sequence ATGGCAGATTTGAGTATTGATCTTGCAGGTATCAAGTCACCTAATCCATTCTGGCTGGCGTCTGCGCCGCCCACCAATACAGGCTATCAAGTGCAGCGGGCGTTCGAGGCCGGCTGGGGAGGGGCGGTGTGGAAGACACTCGGTGATCCGATTATTAACACCTCCTCCCGGTTTGCGGCCGTGCACTTCAACGGTCAGCGTGTGGCGGGCTTCAACAATATCGAGCTGATTACGGACCGCCCGCTTGAGGTGAACCTGAAGGAGATCTATGAAACGAAGAAAAAGTTTCCGGGTCATGCGATTATTGCCTCCCTGATGGTCGAACCGAGGCAGGATAAATGGCATGAAATCGTCAAACGGGTAGAGGCTGTCGGCGTAGACGGCCTGGAGCTTAACTTTGGCTGCCCGCACGGGATGGCGGAACGCGGCATGGGCGCAGCCTCCGGCCAGCAGCCTGACCTCGTACAGGCGCAGACGACCTGGGTCAAAGAAGTCGCAACCACGCCGGTCATTGTGAAACTGACCCCGAATATAACGGATATTACAGTCGTTGCCCGCCATGCCGTCAAAGGCGGCGCCGATGCGATCAGCCTGATTAATACGATCAACAGCCTGGCCGGCGTCGACATTCACAGCTGGAACACGATTCCGAATGTCGGCGGCCAAGGCGCGCATGGCGGTTATTGCGGCCCGGCGGTGAAGCCGATTGCGCTCAGCATGGTGGCCGAATGCGCCCGCGACCGCGGAGTTGGCGTACCGATCTCTGGAATTGGCGGCATCTCCACCTGGCAGGATGTGGTTGAGTTCATGCTGATGGGCTCTACGGGCATTCAGGTCTGCACGGCAGTTATGCATCACGGCTTCCGGATCGTCGAGGAGATGATCGACGGCCTGAACAATTATCTGGATGATAAAGGGCTGGCTTCGGTCACTGAGCTGATCGGTAAATCGGTGTCTAAGTACTCCAATTGGGGTGATCTGGACCTCAACTATAAAGTCGTTGCACGGATTAACGAGGAGAACTGCATCAACTGCAACAAATGCCATATTGCCTGCGAGGATGCTTCACATCAATGTATCGACATGTTAACGGATGCCGCAGGAAAGGCGATTCTGCAAGTGCGTGAAGAAGACTGTGTGGGCTGCAATTTGTGCTCCATTGTCTGCCCGGCAGACGGAGCCATTGATATGGTTGCCTTGGACAGCGGCGCGGCACCTCTGACCTGGAATCAGCGTCAGAAGGTCATCAGCGGCTTGAACGGCTCGTATTCAGAAGCGGAGGTGGTCTAG
- a CDS encoding NAD(P)-dependent oxidoreductase: MEHSSPLTTFTPDMFMRNFAEAEPGLTRKGAIEESNRCLYCYDAPCIKACPTSINIPSFIKRIATDNLKGSAQTIMDSNPVGASCARVCPTEELCEGACVLNDASAPIQIGLLQRYATDWAISSGVQLFKAGAPNDKKVAVIGSGPAGLSAARELAREGFQVVIYEAKPLAGGLDTHGIVSFRLPQSISLWEVEQVEQLGVEIRTGTKVGVDVSVEELKAEYDAIVLAAGMGYVPPLGIEGEKLSGVYDAIELVETTKTGIPTLELMGQRVAVIGAGNTAIDAATCSVRLGASNVKMVYRRTRSEMTAYDFEYEFAKQEGVEFNWLTLPKRIVGDELGNVTALECVQMKLTGETGKDGRLAPMPVEGSEFLIPVDAVVVAIGQKRRLDLIEALGLEHNYGVVKIDEKTGRTSDPQIYAAGDIVFGSGKGEAMVVSAAQQGKDAAYAIVKQLLGLQDSVAGSAV, translated from the coding sequence ATGGAGCATTCTTCTCCGTTAACCACGTTTACGCCTGATATGTTCATGCGCAACTTCGCCGAGGCTGAGCCGGGTTTAACCCGCAAAGGTGCAATCGAAGAATCCAACCGTTGTCTGTATTGTTATGACGCCCCCTGTATTAAAGCCTGCCCGACCAGCATTAATATTCCTTCCTTTATTAAGCGGATCGCCACCGATAATTTAAAAGGCTCAGCGCAGACGATCATGGACTCCAATCCTGTAGGTGCGAGTTGCGCCCGTGTCTGTCCAACTGAGGAGTTGTGCGAAGGCGCATGCGTTCTGAATGATGCTTCGGCACCGATCCAGATCGGACTGCTACAGCGTTATGCCACGGACTGGGCTATAAGCAGCGGTGTTCAGTTATTCAAAGCCGGTGCTCCTAATGACAAAAAGGTCGCTGTCATCGGGAGCGGTCCGGCCGGGCTGTCTGCGGCTAGAGAGCTGGCGCGTGAAGGCTTCCAGGTGGTGATCTATGAGGCGAAGCCGCTCGCCGGCGGGCTGGATACACATGGTATTGTCTCTTTCCGGCTGCCGCAGTCTATATCGCTATGGGAAGTGGAGCAGGTGGAGCAGCTGGGCGTGGAGATCCGCACCGGAACGAAGGTTGGCGTTGACGTCTCCGTGGAGGAGCTGAAGGCGGAGTATGATGCCATTGTGCTGGCTGCAGGGATGGGGTATGTTCCTCCGCTTGGCATTGAAGGTGAGAAGCTGTCCGGGGTATACGATGCGATAGAGCTGGTGGAAACCACCAAGACAGGCATTCCGACACTGGAGCTGATGGGCCAGCGCGTCGCTGTCATCGGCGCAGGCAATACGGCCATTGATGCGGCAACCTGCTCGGTGCGGCTGGGGGCATCGAATGTGAAGATGGTCTACCGCCGTACGCGCTCGGAGATGACGGCCTACGATTTCGAATATGAATTTGCCAAGCAGGAAGGTGTGGAATTTAACTGGCTGACTTTGCCGAAGCGTATTGTCGGGGACGAGCTCGGCAATGTTACGGCACTGGAGTGCGTGCAGATGAAGCTGACCGGGGAGACCGGCAAAGACGGCCGCCTTGCGCCGATGCCTGTTGAGGGCTCTGAATTCCTGATACCGGTGGATGCGGTTGTGGTGGCGATCGGACAGAAGCGGCGGCTGGACCTGATTGAAGCGCTCGGTCTTGAGCACAACTATGGGGTTGTCAAAATTGATGAGAAGACCGGACGGACGTCCGATCCGCAGATTTATGCCGCCGGTGATATTGTGTTTGGTTCCGGCAAAGGCGAAGCGATGGTCGTATCCGCCGCCCAGCAGGGCAAAGACGCTGCTTATGCTATTGTGAAGCAATTGTTGGGCCTGCAGGACAGCGTGGCAGGTTCTGCTGTCTAA